AGAAGTCGAGCTTGTCGAAGTCGGGATGATTGAGGATCGCGTTGTAGAGCGTGTTGACGGCCGGGAACGTCGTGACGGTGTAGCCGTGCAGCTCCTTGATCATGCCGGCGATGTCGCGCGGATTCGGAATCAGCACGGCGAGGCCGCCCGTGCGGATCGTCAGCAAACCGCACACCGTGAGCGCGAACACGTGATACAGCGGCAGCGCCGCGACCGTCACCGCCTGCGAGCCCGCCGGCACGCGCGCGAGCGCCGGCTCGGTCCACGCCGCGGATTGCAGCACGTTCGCGATCAGATTGCGATGCAGCAACGTCGCGCCCTTCGCCACGCCGGTCGTGCCGCCCGTGTACTGAAGAAACGCGACGTCCTCGGGGGTTTGCTCGACGCGCTGGAACGTCGTGCGCGCGGCGATCGCGTCGTTGAAACGCACATGGCCCGGCAGCGTCCACGCGGGCACCATCTTCTTCACGCGCCGCACGACGAAATTGACGATCCAGCCCTTCGCGCCCATCAGATCGCCCATCGACGCGACGAGCACGTGCTTCACGCGCGTATTCGCGATCACGGCGTCGAGCGTCGCGGCGAAATTTTCGAGGATCACGATCGCCTCGGCGCCGCTGTCCTTCAGCTGATGTTCGAGTTCGCGAGGCGTGTAAAGCGGATTCACGTTCACGACGACGTAACCCGCGCGCAGCACCGCCGCGAGCGCGACCGGATACTGCAGCACATTGGGCATCATGAGCGCGATGCGCGCGCCGCGCGCGATGCCGCGCGACTGGAACCACGCGGCGAGGCGCTGCGAGAGTTGGTCCAGCTCACCGTAGGTGATCGTCTTGCCCATGCATGCGAACGCGGGCTTCGCGCGGTAGGCGTTGAAGCTCT
The Paraburkholderia acidisoli genome window above contains:
- a CDS encoding long-chain fatty acid--CoA ligase; its protein translation is MEKVWLKSYPPGVPAEIDASRYASITALLEESFNAYRAKPAFACMGKTITYGELDQLSQRLAAWFQSRGIARGARIALMMPNVLQYPVALAAVLRAGYVVVNVNPLYTPRELEHQLKDSGAEAIVILENFAATLDAVIANTRVKHVLVASMGDLMGAKGWIVNFVVRRVKKMVPAWTLPGHVRFNDAIAARTTFQRVEQTPEDVAFLQYTGGTTGVAKGATLLHRNLIANVLQSAAWTEPALARVPAGSQAVTVAALPLYHVFALTVCGLLTIRTGGLAVLIPNPRDIAGMIKELHGYTVTTFPAVNTLYNAILNHPDFDKLDFSHLLVANGGGMAVQEAVAKRWYERTQTPIVEGYGLSETSPSVTCNPVTATEYTGTIGLALPSTEISIRDDDGNELPIGAAGEICIRGPQVMAGYWQRPEETAKVMTADGYFKSGDVGVMNESGYIKLVDRKKDMILVSGFNVYPNEVEDVVAKLPGVFEVAAVGVPDQNSGEAVKLYIVKKDPALTDKDVFDYCKTQLTGYKRPKIIEFRNDLPKTNVGKILRRELRDGRA